Proteins encoded by one window of Gammaproteobacteria bacterium:
- a CDS encoding lipoprotein-releasing ABC transporter permease subunit codes for MPDTQNKPLDAITQSGSLAGIKQTPLEIALGWRYFRSRRRNGFVSFIALVSLLGIMLGISALIVVVSVMNGFGNDLRERILGSSTHVIITPKQELLNTKSVPTPLDDKSIRALLANTNYSFELAPYAKGFGMLANRESLAGVNMHGIEPEREDLVTRLSERMLIGSSQALSAGSDLILIGDALAVELNVSVDDEVTLILPQSQAQAVDLTPKLRRYKIAGIFHFDHPEINKRDIYLHKVDLLRLQAYAENTSAYRLRLSDPFAAPEITRHLLAQTELKDYSVSDWTQEQASIFRAVKMEKTVMFILLLLIVAVAAFNIVSTLMMVVKDKRHDIAILRTLGMTPRSVTRIFFAQGMFIGSIGTLAGVGLGVLLTLNINRIMPILESTFGFSLFPKDLMLIQGLPVDIQSGNIVLTMVLALLLTALAAIYPARKAALIEPGEALRYE; via the coding sequence ATGCCAGATACGCAGAACAAACCGCTAGACGCCATCACGCAAAGTGGATCGTTGGCAGGAATTAAACAAACACCGCTGGAGATCGCACTGGGCTGGCGATATTTCAGGAGTCGACGTCGCAACGGCTTTGTCTCTTTCATTGCGCTGGTCTCCTTGCTCGGAATCATGCTCGGCATTTCGGCTTTGATCGTGGTTGTCTCGGTCATGAATGGCTTTGGGAATGATTTACGCGAACGCATTTTGGGTTCCAGTACCCATGTGATCATCACGCCTAAACAGGAACTTCTCAATACAAAGTCAGTGCCCACACCGCTTGACGATAAAAGTATTCGAGCCTTGCTTGCCAATACAAATTATTCATTTGAACTTGCGCCTTACGCGAAAGGCTTTGGCATGCTGGCCAATCGCGAAAGTCTGGCGGGTGTGAACATGCATGGTATTGAACCTGAGCGGGAGGACCTGGTCACGCGCTTAAGTGAGCGGATGCTGATCGGATCCAGTCAGGCCTTAAGTGCGGGCAGCGACCTGATCTTGATTGGCGATGCTCTGGCGGTTGAATTGAATGTGTCGGTTGACGATGAGGTTACCTTGATTCTGCCACAAAGCCAGGCGCAAGCCGTCGATCTCACCCCCAAACTGCGACGCTATAAGATTGCCGGTATTTTTCATTTTGATCATCCCGAGATCAACAAACGCGATATCTATTTGCACAAGGTCGATCTTTTGCGACTGCAAGCGTATGCCGAGAACACCAGCGCTTACCGTTTGCGTTTGTCCGATCCGTTTGCTGCACCGGAAATTACCCGGCACTTACTGGCACAAACCGAATTGAAAGATTATTCGGTTTCAGACTGGACTCAAGAGCAAGCGAGTATTTTTCGCGCCGTGAAAATGGAAAAGACCGTGATGTTTATTTTGCTGTTACTGATTGTTGCGGTGGCGGCGTTCAATATTGTATCTACTTTGATGATGGTGGTTAAAGACAAGCGCCACGACATTGCCATATTACGCACCTTGGGTATGACACCACGCTCGGTGACCCGGATCTTTTTTGCCCAGGGCATGTTCATCGGAAGCATCGGCACACTAGCCGGAGTGGGTCTGGGCGTTTTATTGACCCTGAATATAAATCGCATTATGCCAATTCTGGAAAGCACTTTTGGTTTCAGCTTGTTCCCCAAAGATTTGATGTTGATCCAGGGATTACCCGTCGACATCCAGTCTGGCAATATTGTGTTAACGATGGTTCTGGCATTGTTGCTGACGGCATTGGCGGCAATTTACCCTGCACGGAAAGCGGCCTTGATCGAACCGGGTGAGGCCCTGCGTTATGAGTAA